TCGCCCAAGGGCATTCCCGGCGATGATGTGGCCGCCTACTATCGCCGGCGCGCCGAAGCCGACATCGGGCTCATCATCACGGAGGGAACACCCCCGCCCCACAAGGCGGCCGTGGGTTATCCCAACGTGCCACTCTTCTTTGGCGAGGAACCGCTTGCCGGATGGAAGCGCGTCGTCGACGAAGTGCATGCCGCGGGCGGCAAGATCTTTCCCCAGCTCTGGCACGTGGGCAGCATCCGCCAGGCAGGCATCAACCCCGGCGGCGACCTGCCGGGCTACGGTCCCTCCGCGATCGTCCATCCCAACCACGCCAAGATCAATCCCAACAAGCAGGCGCAGCCGCCCCACGAGATGACCCAGGTCGACATCGACGAGTGCGTGCAGGCCTTTGCCACCGCGGCAAAGAGCGCGCAGGACCTTGGCTTCGATGGCGTGGAGATCCACGGCGCCCACGGTTACCTGATCGATCAGTTTTTCTGGGAGACCACCAACCAGCGAACGGACAAATACGGCGGCAGCTTCGAGAACCGGCTCAACTTCGCCATCGAGCTCATCGCAGCCACGCGCGCCGCTGTCGGGCCGGACTACCCCATCTGTTTCCGCTTCTCCCAGTGGAAACAGGGCGACTACAACTGGAAGATCGCCCAAAATGCCGAAGAGCTCGACCGTTTCCTCACACCGCTTTCGCATGCCGGTGTGGATATCTTCCACGCCAGCACGCGGCGCTTCTGGGAGCCCGAGTTCGAGGGATCGGACCTCAATCTGGCCGGCTGGACACGCAAGATCACGGGCAAGCCCACCATCACCGTGGGCAGCGTGGGGCTCGACACCGACTTTCTGACCACCTTCAAGGGCGTCACCGCCAAGGCGGCCGGCATCGAACAGCTCGTCGAGCGCCTGGAAAAGGGCGAGTTCGACCTGGTTGCCGTCGGCCGCGCCCTTCTGAGCGACCCCGCCTGGGCAAGCAAGGTGCACGAGGGAAGGAGCGACGAGATCGTCGACTTCAATCCGGCATGCCTTGCCAAGCTCATCTGAACCGCGCTTCATCGCGCAACACGCACACAGATGCCGCTACGGCGCATTTTGGGCCCCTTGAAAAGGGGCCCGCTCTGCGCTTTCATAGCCCGCCGTTGAGCAATTCATCGAAGTTCGGGCCCGTGGGGACGGGCCTTTCATCGCAGGGGATGCGGCCATGGCAGCCATTGATTCGCTCCTTCAACGCGCCGTCCAGATCGGCGCCAGTGACGTTCAGGTCGCAACCGGCTCGCCGCCCATTGTGCGGCGCTTTCAGCAGCTCACACGCTTCAAGGCCAACCCGCTCACCGCGGCCCAGACCCAGCACCTGCTCTACGAAATCCTGACCGCCGAGCAGCGGGCCATTTTTGAAAAAGACTGGGAGCTCGATTTCGCCTACGAGATCGACGGCTTGGCACGGTTTCGTGTCAACGCCTTCATGCAGCGTTACGGCCCGCAGATCTGTTTCCGCGTGATCCGCCAGCCGATTCCAACCTTCGAACAGCTCGGCATTCCCGAGCTGATGAAGAAAGTCTGCGACAACCACCAGGGACTGATTCTGGTCACCGGAGGTTCGGGCGCGGGCAAGTCCACGACGCTTGCTTCCATGGTGGACTTCATCAACACCCATAAGGCCCACCACATCCTCACCTGCGAGGACCCAATCGAGTACATCCACCCGATCAAGAAGGGCGCGGTGAACCAGCGCCAGCTCTCTACCCATACCAAGAGCTACAAGAACGCGCTGAAGGCGGCGCTTCGCGAAGATCCCGACGTCATCATGGTCGGCGAGCTGCGTGACCTGGAGACCATCTCGCTGGCCATCAGCGCCTCTGAGACGGGTCACCTTGTCATTGGATCGATGAACACTTCGAGCGCGCACAAGACCGTCGACAAGATCATCGACTCCTACCCGCCCGAGCAGCAGAACCAGATCAAGTCCATGCTGGGCGAGTCGCTCAAGGCGGTGTTTACCCAGCGCCTGCTGCCACGCGCCGACGGGCAGGGCCTCGTGATGGCTTACGAATTGCTGCTCGGAAACCTGCAGCTTGCCAACCTCATCAAGGACGGCAAGACCTTCCAGATTCCCAACATCATGCAGATGGGAAAAACTCAGGGGATGCGCACCATGGACGATTCGCTGATGCACTTCGTCCAGGGCGGTTACATCAGCGGCGACGTCGCGCTGCGCAATGCCGCCAACCCGAAGACCTTCGCCCAGTTCGCCCAAAGCAAGGCCGCCCAGCAGCAGGTCGCCGCAGAGCAGGCCGCTGCCCAGGCTGCCCAGAAACCGCAGGCCTGAACCCAACACGACGAGAGAGCATGATCCATGGCAGCCATTGACACATTGCTGACTTACATGAAGGGACAGGGCGGCTCGGACCTTCACCTGTTCGTGGGACGTCCGCCGCTCATTCGCAAGCGCGGCGAGCTCACCGAGATCGAGGGCCAGCCCGTGCTGACCGCCGAGGCTTCCGAGAAAATTCTCTCGGAGATCATGAACGAGGAGCAAAACCAGAAGATCCGCAGTCACTTCGACGTGGACTTCGCCTATGAGCCCGCCGACGGATCGGCGCGCTACCGCGTCAACGTCCTGCAGCAGAACCGCGGCATGGGCGGGGTGCTCCGCATCATTCCCACCGACATTCTGACCATCGAGCAGCTTGGCCTGCCGCCAATTGTGCGCGAGATCGCCATGTATCCGCGCGGCCTGGTGCTGGTGACGGGCCCCACGGGCTCGGGCAAGTCGACGACGCTCGCGGCGATGATCGACTTCATCAACGAGAGCAAGGAAGCCCACATCATCACAATCGAGGATCCCCTCGAATTCGTGCATCCCAACAAGCGCTGCCTGCTCTCCCAGCGCGAGGTGGGCACCCACACCCGCAGCTTCGCCAACGCCCTCAAGATGGCAGCGCGCGAGGATCCCGACATCATTCTGGTCGGCGAAATGCGTGACCTCGACACCATCCGGCTGGCGCTCAACGCCGCCGAGCTGGGCATTCTGGTCTTCGGCACGCTGCACACGAACTCGGCGGCCAAAACGATCGACCGCATCATCGACACCTTCCCCTCCGAAGAGCAGTCGCAGGTGCGCGTCATGCTCGCCGACGCCCTCAAGGCCGTCGTCGCCCAGCAGCTCCTCAAGACCGCCGACGGCAAGGGTCGCTGCGCCGCCAACGAGATCCTCATCGGCTCGAGCGCGCTCGGAAACCTCATCCGCGAGGACAAGACCGGCATGATCAATTCCATGATCCAGACCGGCACGGGCGTGGGCATGCAGAGCATGGATCAGGCCCTGCAGAAATACGTCCAGGAAGGTCGCATCACCGCGGCCGCGGCCTACGAGAAGGCCATCGACAAGAAGATCTTCGAGAAGATGGTGCAGGCCGAAGGCGCTGCCCCGCCGCCGGGGGCGTAAATTCCAGAAACAAAAAAGCGGGCCGACGGCCCGCTTTTCTTTTGCGTGTTGCCGGAGCTTCTAGCTCTCCTGCACGGCCGCGATCAGTTCCAGCACGGCGGCCTTGCCGTCTCCGAAGAGCATCAGGCAGTTGTCGGCGGCAAAGAGCGGATTGGGGATGCCCGCGAAACCGGGTGAGAGGCTGCGCTTGATCACGACGACGGTGCGCGCCTTGTCCACGTTGAGGATCGGCATCCCCGCGATGGGACTGCCCGGATCCGTCCTGGCCAGCGGGTTCACAACGTCGTTGGCGCCGATCACGATCACCACATCGGTCTGCTCGAAGCTCGGGTTGATCGCGTCCATTTCTTTGAGCTGCTCGTAGGGGATCTCCGCCTCGGCCAGCAGCACGTTCATGTGGCCGGGCATGCGGCCTGCCACCGGATGGATAGCGAATTCCACGCTTGCGCCGTGCGACTGAATCTCGTCACACAGGTCGCGCACCGCGTGCTGGGCCTGCGCCACGGCCATGCCATAGCCCGGCACGATCACCACGCGCTCGGCCGTTTCCAGCAGCATCGCGACCTCCGCCGCGGAGGTCGACTTCACCTTGCCGCCATAGACTTCGTCGGCGCTGGCGGTCTCGCCGCCCGCCGCCATGACGCCGAAGAGCACATTCGTGAGCGAGCGGTTCATTGCCTTGCACATGATGCGCGTGAGGATGATGCCCGAGGCGCCCACCAGCGAGCCCGAGATGATGAGCACACTGTTGCCGAGCACAAAGCCCGTCGCCGCAGCTGCCATGCCCGAATAGGAGTTGAGCAGCGCGATCACCACCGGCATGTCGGCGCCGCCGATCGGCGTTACAAGGAAGACGCCCAGCAGCGAGGAAATGCCGACGAGGATCCAGAAGTAGAGCTCGTTGGTCGGGTCGGAGATGAGCAGGCCGCTCGCAACGAGGGCGGCGACCAGCACCACCCCGTTGAGATACTGCTGCCCCGAGAAGGTCAGGAACTTGTCCGAGATGAGTTCCTGCAGCTTGGCGAACGCAATGAGACTTCCCCAGAAGGTGACCGCGCCGATGAGCCCGGTCGCGGCGGTCGCCACCGTAAAATCGACTTCGGGCACGCCCTTGCCGGTGGCCTCCAGCAGGCTGCCACCCGCCACCAGCACCGAGGCAATGCCACCGAAGCCGTTGAAGAGGGCGACGAGCTGGGGAATCGCCGTCATCGGCACCTTCGCCGCAAGGATCGCACCAAGGGCCGAGCCCACGACGATTCCGGCGAAAATCACCTCATAGGAAATGATTCCCCGGTCGAGCAGCGTAACCACGACGGCCAGGAACATGCCCAGCGCGCCGATGAAGTTGCCGCGCACCGCAGTGCGCGGATGCGAGAGCCCCTTGAGCCCCACGATGAAGAGGACCGAAGCCACCAGATAGGTAAGCTGCGTGAGCCACTCCGGGAGTTGCCTGGCCGTTTCGAGCACGCGCTAGCCCTTCTTCTTGAACATGCCGAGCATGCGGTTGGTCACCATGAACCCGCCGACGACGTTGATGGTGGCAAACACCACGGCGAGGAATCCCAGAATCGTGCTGAGCTGGGAGTGCTGGGTTCCCGCCGAGAGCACGGCGCCGATCAAGGTGATTCCCGAAATCGCATTCGATCCGCTCATCAGCGGGGTGTGCAGCGTGGGCGGCACCTTGGTAATGATCTCGTTCCCGAGCAGGAGCGCGAGCACGAACAGCGTGAGTTGAACAACCAGATCATCCATTGGCAGGCTCCTCAGTGGGGGTCTCTTCGGCAGGCTTCTCACTTGCCGGCGGAGCCGACGGCGTCTCCCCCAGCAATTCACAGATGCGCGGGTGAACGACCTTCCCGCCGCGCGCCACGAGCGTGCCGGCGGTGATTTCATCTTCGAGGTCGAGCGTGAGCTGTCCTTCTTTGAGCAGGTGCTGGACAAAGGTGACGATGTTCTTGGCGTACATCTGGCTGGCGTGCATCGCCACTTCCGAGGGCAGGTTCGTCGGGCCGTGAATCGTGATGCCGTGGACCACGACGGTTTCATCGGCCTTGCTGAGCGCGCAGTTGCCGCCGCGCTCGGCGGCCAGATCGACAATCACGCCGCCCTTGGGCATTCGCGCAACCGCGTCTTCGGTGACAAGCAGCGGCGAGGGCTTGCCCGGAATCGCAGCGGTCGTGATCACCACGTCCGAGCGCGAGACCACATCGGCCAGCAGTTCGCGCTGGCGCTCGTAGAAATCCTCACCCTGGGCCTTGGCGTAGCCGCCCTTGTCCTCGGAATCGCCGGTCTCGAGATCGAGCACGACGGCCTTCGCGCCGACGGACTCGATCTGTTCGGCCGCGGCCGGTCGCACGTCATAGGCCTCGACCTTTGCCCCGAGCCGCTTGGCCGTCGCAATGGCCTGCAGTCCGGCCACGCCCGCACCGATCACGAAGACCCTGGCAGGTGTCACCGTTCCGGCGGCGGTCATCATCATGGGAAAGATTCGCGGCAGGCTCAGCGCCGCCTGGATCACGGCCTGGTAGCCCGAGAGCACCGCCATGGAAGAGAGCGCGTCCATGCTCTGGGCGCGGGTGATGCGCGGCATGAGTTCCATCGAAAGCAGCGTCGCACCGCCGCCGGAGAGTTCCTTCATCGCCTCGGGCCCGCCCAGCGGGTCGAGAAATCCGATGACGGTCTTGCCGCCGGCCTCAGGCGCGGCGTCGCGCCCGTGCACACTCAGGATCAGCTCGGCCTGCGCGAAGACCTCCGCGCGGGAAGCAATCTTTGCGCCTGCTTCGATGTACTGGGAATCGGGGTGGCCCGAGGCCGTGCCCGCGTCGGTCTCGACGAGCACTTCGCAGCCTGCGGCACTGAGGGCGGAAACCAGTGAAGGGACCAGCGCCACCCGGCGCTCATTCGTGGCAGTTTCCCTGGGCACGCCAACGATCATGAAGCTTTCCCCTGAGGTTCCGTCAGACACTCGCGCAGTCCCGTGATTCAGCCGCTCAACTGATTTCGGATTCCCCCACAGAGTAGATGATCGCGTGGCTACCTACAAAAACTCTCCGTCTCCGGAGGTTCCATCGGCTAGACTTCCGCCCATGCCGTATGAAGCCGCAATCAGGCTGGGAGTATTCGTGGGCCTGCTCGTCCTGATGAGCGCGCTCGAATCGTTTGTTCCGCGTCGCCCGCGCAGCGAGGGCCGGGCCCGCCACTGGGCCATCAACCTGGGGCTGACCGTTGTGGACACCCTGGCCCTGCGCCTCACATTGGGCGCCGCGGCCGTGCAAGCGGCGCTCATGGCCCATGCCGAGGGCTGGGGCCTGCTCGCGCTGGTGGACTGGCCCGAGTGGCTGGAGTTCGTCGTCGCGCTCGTCGCGCTCGACTTCGCCATCTACGTCCAACACGTGCTCACCCACGCCCTGCCGATCCTCTGGCGCCTGCACCGGGTCCACCACAGCGACATCAACCTGGATTCGAGCAGCGGCGTGCGCTTTCACCCGGTCGAGATTTTGCTCTCCATGCTCTACAAGGTGGCGCTCGTCTTCGCGCTCGGTCCCTCGCCGGTCGCCGTGATATTCTTCGAGGTCATCCTCAATGGCTGCGCCATGTTCAACCACGCCAACGTGAAACTGCCTGAGGGCCTGGACCGCGTGCTCCGCACGGTGCTGATCACCCCCGATTTCCACCGGGTCCATCACTCGGTTGAGGTCGCCGAAACCAACTCCAACTTCGGTTTCTCAGTTCCCTGGTGGGACTGGCTCTGCGGGACCTACCGCGCCCAGCCCGAAAAGGGCCACGAGGCCATGGACCTAGGCCTTGCCGAACACCGCGAGTCGCTGGGCCTGGGGCCGCTGCTTGTGCTACCCATGGAACGCCGGATCGGCGACTATAGTTTCAGTGAGGACCGCCCATGAGCACGGTTGAGACCATTACCTTTCCCACCGACGGCGGCATGCAGATGCGCGGCTGGCTCGGGATTCCAGCCAAGCCCAAGAAAGATGCACCCGCGGTGCTGGTCATTCACGAGGCCGTGGGGCTCCACCCCAACATCAAGCCAATCGTCGAGCGCTTTGCATCCGAGGGCTATGTCGCCCTGGCTCCCGATCTGTTCGACAAGCCCGACCCCACCCCCGTGTGCGTGGTGCGCTGCATGTCGGCGATGTACACCGGCAAGGGGCAGGCCGTCGAAGACCTCAAGTCCGCGCTGGCCTATCTCAAGGGACGCAAGGAAGTGGACGTGAATCGTCTGGCCGTCGCGGGCTTCTGCATGGGCGGCGGTTTCTCGCTGGTCATGGCGCTGAACCCCGACATCAAGGCGGCCGCCCCTTACTACGGGATGAGCAAGCATTTCTTCGACAACGTGGGCAAGAGCTGCCCGGTGGTCGCCGGCTACGGCGGCCGAGACGCGGCCTTCGGCAAGGTGGGCTACAAGCTCGAAAAGAAGCTCGCCCGCGCGGGCATTCCTCACGACGTGAAGACCTACGACGATGCCGGTCACTCCTACATGACAGCCTCGCTGCCCGGGATCATGGGGACGCTCGGGCGCATGATGCCGCTCAAGGTCGACTACCGTCCCGAGTGCGCCGAGGACTCGTGGAAGCGTATGCTCGGTTTCTTCGCCCAGCACGTCTAGTTCCGATCCGGAGGGAATCCCATGTCCGAGAATAACCAGGACCTCGCCAAGATGAGTTGCGCCGGCTGCGCAGGCGAACTCTCCAAGCTCACCACTGAGCAGGTCGACAACCTCATGCCCCAGCTCCCCGGCTGGCGCGCAGAGGGCGACTTCCTGCGCAAGACCTTTGAGTTCAAGGACTTCGTGACCGCGATGGCTTTTCTCAACAAGGTGGCCGAAGTGGCCGAGGCAGAGGGCCACCACCCCGACTTCCGGCTCCATAGCTGGAACAAGGTGGATTTCGAGATTCAGACCCACGACATCGGCGGGCTCAGTGAGAATGATTTCATTGTGGCCGCGAAGATCGACCAGGTGGCCTGAGCGCTAGTAGCGCGGCACGCTCGGATCGATGAGCGCCGACCAGGCGTCGATCCCGCCCTTGAGGCTGAGCACCTCGTTCTCGATTCCAA
Above is a genomic segment from Chrysiogenia bacterium containing:
- a CDS encoding NADH:flavin oxidoreductase, with the protein product MSLRVDALFQPITLGKLELKNRLAMAPMTRNRSPKGIPGDDVAAYYRRRAEADIGLIITEGTPPPHKAAVGYPNVPLFFGEEPLAGWKRVVDEVHAAGGKIFPQLWHVGSIRQAGINPGGDLPGYGPSAIVHPNHAKINPNKQAQPPHEMTQVDIDECVQAFATAAKSAQDLGFDGVEIHGAHGYLIDQFFWETTNQRTDKYGGSFENRLNFAIELIAATRAAVGPDYPICFRFSQWKQGDYNWKIAQNAEELDRFLTPLSHAGVDIFHASTRRFWEPEFEGSDLNLAGWTRKITGKPTITVGSVGLDTDFLTTFKGVTAKAAGIEQLVERLEKGEFDLVAVGRALLSDPAWASKVHEGRSDEIVDFNPACLAKLI
- a CDS encoding PilT/PilU family type 4a pilus ATPase, which codes for MAAIDSLLQRAVQIGASDVQVATGSPPIVRRFQQLTRFKANPLTAAQTQHLLYEILTAEQRAIFEKDWELDFAYEIDGLARFRVNAFMQRYGPQICFRVIRQPIPTFEQLGIPELMKKVCDNHQGLILVTGGSGAGKSTTLASMVDFINTHKAHHILTCEDPIEYIHPIKKGAVNQRQLSTHTKSYKNALKAALREDPDVIMVGELRDLETISLAISASETGHLVIGSMNTSSAHKTVDKIIDSYPPEQQNQIKSMLGESLKAVFTQRLLPRADGQGLVMAYELLLGNLQLANLIKDGKTFQIPNIMQMGKTQGMRTMDDSLMHFVQGGYISGDVALRNAANPKTFAQFAQSKAAQQQVAAEQAAAQAAQKPQA
- a CDS encoding type IV pilus twitching motility protein PilT, with the protein product MAAIDTLLTYMKGQGGSDLHLFVGRPPLIRKRGELTEIEGQPVLTAEASEKILSEIMNEEQNQKIRSHFDVDFAYEPADGSARYRVNVLQQNRGMGGVLRIIPTDILTIEQLGLPPIVREIAMYPRGLVLVTGPTGSGKSTTLAAMIDFINESKEAHIITIEDPLEFVHPNKRCLLSQREVGTHTRSFANALKMAAREDPDIILVGEMRDLDTIRLALNAAELGILVFGTLHTNSAAKTIDRIIDTFPSEEQSQVRVMLADALKAVVAQQLLKTADGKGRCAANEILIGSSALGNLIREDKTGMINSMIQTGTGVGMQSMDQALQKYVQEGRITAAAAYEKAIDKKIFEKMVQAEGAAPPPGA
- a CDS encoding NAD(P)(+) transhydrogenase (Re/Si-specific) subunit beta; the protein is MLETARQLPEWLTQLTYLVASVLFIVGLKGLSHPRTAVRGNFIGALGMFLAVVVTLLDRGIISYEVIFAGIVVGSALGAILAAKVPMTAIPQLVALFNGFGGIASVLVAGGSLLEATGKGVPEVDFTVATAATGLIGAVTFWGSLIAFAKLQELISDKFLTFSGQQYLNGVVLVAALVASGLLISDPTNELYFWILVGISSLLGVFLVTPIGGADMPVVIALLNSYSGMAAAATGFVLGNSVLIISGSLVGASGIILTRIMCKAMNRSLTNVLFGVMAAGGETASADEVYGGKVKSTSAAEVAMLLETAERVVIVPGYGMAVAQAQHAVRDLCDEIQSHGASVEFAIHPVAGRMPGHMNVLLAEAEIPYEQLKEMDAINPSFEQTDVVIVIGANDVVNPLARTDPGSPIAGMPILNVDKARTVVVIKRSLSPGFAGIPNPLFAADNCLMLFGDGKAAVLELIAAVQES
- a CDS encoding NAD(P) transhydrogenase subunit alpha — its product is MDDLVVQLTLFVLALLLGNEIITKVPPTLHTPLMSGSNAISGITLIGAVLSAGTQHSQLSTILGFLAVVFATINVVGGFMVTNRMLGMFKKKG
- a CDS encoding Re/Si-specific NAD(P)(+) transhydrogenase subunit alpha produces the protein MIVGVPRETATNERRVALVPSLVSALSAAGCEVLVETDAGTASGHPDSQYIEAGAKIASRAEVFAQAELILSVHGRDAAPEAGGKTVIGFLDPLGGPEAMKELSGGGATLLSMELMPRITRAQSMDALSSMAVLSGYQAVIQAALSLPRIFPMMMTAAGTVTPARVFVIGAGVAGLQAIATAKRLGAKVEAYDVRPAAAEQIESVGAKAVVLDLETGDSEDKGGYAKAQGEDFYERQRELLADVVSRSDVVITTAAIPGKPSPLLVTEDAVARMPKGGVIVDLAAERGGNCALSKADETVVVHGITIHGPTNLPSEVAMHASQMYAKNIVTFVQHLLKEGQLTLDLEDEITAGTLVARGGKVVHPRICELLGETPSAPPASEKPAEETPTEEPANG
- a CDS encoding sterol desaturase family protein yields the protein MPYEAAIRLGVFVGLLVLMSALESFVPRRPRSEGRARHWAINLGLTVVDTLALRLTLGAAAVQAALMAHAEGWGLLALVDWPEWLEFVVALVALDFAIYVQHVLTHALPILWRLHRVHHSDINLDSSSGVRFHPVEILLSMLYKVALVFALGPSPVAVIFFEVILNGCAMFNHANVKLPEGLDRVLRTVLITPDFHRVHHSVEVAETNSNFGFSVPWWDWLCGTYRAQPEKGHEAMDLGLAEHRESLGLGPLLVLPMERRIGDYSFSEDRP
- a CDS encoding dienelactone hydrolase family protein, which gives rise to MSTVETITFPTDGGMQMRGWLGIPAKPKKDAPAVLVIHEAVGLHPNIKPIVERFASEGYVALAPDLFDKPDPTPVCVVRCMSAMYTGKGQAVEDLKSALAYLKGRKEVDVNRLAVAGFCMGGGFSLVMALNPDIKAAAPYYGMSKHFFDNVGKSCPVVAGYGGRDAAFGKVGYKLEKKLARAGIPHDVKTYDDAGHSYMTASLPGIMGTLGRMMPLKVDYRPECAEDSWKRMLGFFAQHV
- a CDS encoding 4a-hydroxytetrahydrobiopterin dehydratase — protein: MSCAGCAGELSKLTTEQVDNLMPQLPGWRAEGDFLRKTFEFKDFVTAMAFLNKVAEVAEAEGHHPDFRLHSWNKVDFEIQTHDIGGLSENDFIVAAKIDQVA